From a region of the Odoribacter splanchnicus DSM 20712 genome:
- a CDS encoding TonB-dependent receptor has protein sequence MKRFNVLFMVLCYTLCSVSAWSQHTVKGVVKDKETHPVIGASVIIRSLQDTLNHKGCITGENGQFTIEKIKSGKYRIEISFIGYTDYRQEFELDQSLDLGEIVLSENTMLLDEVVVTSSMVKRFADKKEYKLTNIEKGQYSSALSALEHLPKIQVIDQTVNSVDGKAVKILINGIPSTPTDLSVISPENISKIDYYTQPPIQYSNMGLGAVINVVTKEKQNGGSVGLNTQNAVTTGFGNNVVNFKYNWGHSQLGVTYNINYRNYNKRILDENMTYAVGGKTYQKQKTGKNSPYAYEQQLAEISFNNSKPDNYIFSTKLSFNSLNRRRSSKQDIFSTIDDVVFEKFGESSDKDKYISPVMDMYFSKTFNAKHELTMNLVGTYYKSDYDYRYSELSGGVTDFETATNINLDKYSFIGEAVYNYNMKTAQLYVGSRYMYNNSTQKNLPSNNRTLTNEIYSYLGIAGMLGKKFNYSVSAGVNGNIFTTIENKEYKFVYFRPQVKLGYFIDESSDLTFNYEVNTENPAISSLTYNPYFKDANYLYVGNPNLKPSNNHDLSLSYFKGFKKFVISAEVAYSYNKDAIAPVFQSDDTNIIETFGNLDNAQNMKASLFLQWYPFSNNILRLRLYSEVFHQINALENEKWNYTGYSFIPSVNLAYKKWGVSVFYQTEKKSLVGQTMKTIPSMASVEVSYSPVKNLTLTGGIRYPFYDSWKQTTSVSGTSLLQRDETERIINNANMVYINLVYNFAFGKNKSNVKFKIQNKDKDSGILSR, from the coding sequence ATGAAAAGATTTAATGTCCTATTTATGGTCTTATGCTATACTTTATGTTCTGTATCGGCATGGAGTCAGCATACAGTCAAAGGAGTTGTTAAAGATAAGGAAACGCACCCTGTTATCGGTGCAAGCGTAATAATACGCTCTTTGCAAGACACGCTGAATCATAAAGGATGTATCACCGGTGAAAATGGACAATTCACTATAGAGAAAATAAAGTCCGGCAAGTATCGCATTGAAATATCATTCATCGGTTATACGGACTATCGACAAGAATTTGAATTAGACCAATCTCTTGATTTAGGAGAAATAGTATTATCAGAAAATACCATGTTATTGGATGAAGTTGTAGTTACATCGAGCATGGTCAAGAGGTTTGCGGACAAGAAGGAATATAAACTTACCAACATAGAGAAAGGACAATACAGTAGTGCATTGTCTGCATTAGAACATCTGCCCAAAATACAAGTTATCGACCAAACTGTCAATTCTGTAGACGGGAAAGCAGTAAAAATTTTGATAAACGGCATACCTTCTACACCGACTGACCTTTCTGTAATTTCTCCCGAAAATATTTCTAAAATAGATTATTACACCCAGCCACCTATCCAATATTCCAATATGGGATTAGGTGCAGTAATCAATGTCGTGACTAAAGAAAAGCAAAATGGAGGTTCTGTCGGATTAAACACCCAAAATGCAGTAACTACCGGATTCGGAAACAATGTAGTGAATTTCAAATATAACTGGGGACACTCACAACTTGGGGTAACATACAATATCAACTACCGCAATTACAACAAACGCATATTGGATGAAAATATGACTTATGCCGTAGGAGGTAAAACATATCAAAAACAAAAGACAGGTAAGAACAGTCCATACGCGTACGAACAGCAATTGGCAGAAATCAGTTTCAACAACTCTAAACCGGACAACTATATTTTCAGTACAAAACTCTCTTTCAATTCTCTGAACCGCAGACGTTCTTCCAAGCAAGATATTTTTTCTACTATTGACGATGTGGTATTTGAAAAATTTGGAGAAAGTTCCGATAAAGACAAATACATCAGTCCAGTAATGGATATGTATTTCAGCAAAACATTTAATGCCAAGCATGAGCTAACGATGAACCTTGTCGGAACTTACTACAAATCCGATTATGACTACCGATATTCTGAATTGAGCGGTGGAGTAACTGATTTTGAAACGGCAACGAATATAAATCTCGATAAATATTCGTTTATTGGAGAAGCCGTATATAACTACAATATGAAGACGGCACAGTTATATGTCGGTTCTCGGTATATGTACAACAATAGTACGCAAAAGAATCTCCCTTCAAACAACCGTACACTGACGAATGAAATCTACTCATATCTCGGAATTGCAGGTATGCTTGGAAAGAAATTCAATTATAGTGTCAGTGCCGGTGTAAACGGAAATATATTTACCACAATAGAAAACAAGGAATATAAGTTTGTTTATTTCAGACCACAGGTGAAACTCGGTTACTTCATCGACGAAAGTTCTGATTTGACATTCAACTATGAAGTGAATACCGAAAATCCCGCAATTTCTTCATTGACATACAATCCTTATTTCAAAGATGCAAACTATCTGTATGTAGGAAATCCGAATCTGAAACCAAGTAACAATCACGACCTGTCTTTGTCGTATTTCAAAGGATTCAAGAAATTTGTCATTAGTGCAGAAGTCGCTTACTCCTATAACAAAGATGCCATCGCTCCGGTTTTTCAATCAGACGATACGAATATCATTGAGACATTCGGAAATTTGGATAATGCACAGAACATGAAAGCCAGTCTGTTTCTACAGTGGTATCCATTCTCGAACAATATTCTGCGACTAAGACTGTATTCCGAAGTATTCCACCAAATCAACGCTTTGGAAAACGAAAAATGGAATTATACAGGATACTCTTTTATTCCATCCGTAAATTTAGCTTACAAAAAATGGGGCGTTTCGGTATTCTATCAGACTGAAAAGAAATCTCTTGTAGGTCAGACAATGAAAACAATTCCAAGTATGGCAAGCGTAGAAGTGTCGTACAGTCCGGTTAAAAACCTCACTTTGACAGGAGGAATAAGATACCCGTTTTATGACTCGTGGAAACAGACAACATCTGTATCAGGGACATCACTTCTACAACGAGATGAAACAGAACGCATAATCAATAATGCCAATATGGTCTATATCAACCTTGTATATAATTTTGCATTCGGTAAGAACAAGTCAAATGTGAAATTTAAGATACAAAACAAAGACAAAGATTCCGGTATTTTGAGTAGATAA
- a CDS encoding YcaO-like family protein, producing the protein MELKRIKPYKARKPEDTIFLIRKILHEKLNILLKEEHYVGDANFYSCRVNIANNLLDDLNIGTNGKGMRFEYALASAYGEFMERIQNQILIAHRSISSIYNQRTDNSTLSIVNDDNLRTRYIFAPDEKNIKFTKSMDCVRKYIKSSNIPQLEELYEGKDMTLVPFVNIFDKTVEFLPISIILSTCTSNGMCAGNTPKEAIIQGMSEILERYVIRKIYYDNISLPTIPLSYFANTIIYKKIITLKAKYNWDFQIKDCSCNLGIPAIGVLIFDSTNQKYLFHIGADPSPITALERTLTEIYQGRYDLSLKSVDLEYQNRLLYDENLKSLEMFKTCTTGSGQFPITLLFGEPSFPFNGFDMTWGKSDDNDFNKMLSLFSKIGVKVFVRDVSFLGFPAYHLYIPGMSEFRNLATNDDIVFVNSLKKAYPISRNIQNANNSEIRFLLDYIESNEVISYNNLRFCNANDLWQKYDKNLILSLLYYTVSDYKKSASYMETFIANANFSKKEKDFFSCLNQIIKSKYTECSINWINKIYGPRVVSSCASFLENKEYLKYLSTSNCYNCHSCNIQTTCRVKTILALAKRMEDLYIENLPNQHQLLNSLVYDNHEKI; encoded by the coding sequence ATGGAACTAAAACGCATTAAACCTTATAAGGCAAGAAAGCCTGAAGATACAATCTTTTTGATTAGAAAAATTTTGCATGAGAAATTAAACATATTGCTAAAGGAAGAGCATTATGTCGGAGATGCAAATTTTTATTCATGCCGAGTTAATATCGCGAATAATTTGCTTGATGATTTAAATATTGGCACAAATGGAAAAGGTATGCGGTTCGAATATGCTTTAGCCAGTGCATATGGCGAATTTATGGAGCGCATACAAAATCAAATACTAATTGCACATCGCAGTATAAGCAGTATCTATAATCAACGAACTGACAATAGTACTCTTAGCATAGTAAACGATGATAATCTTAGAACTAGATATATTTTTGCGCCTGATGAAAAGAATATCAAGTTTACAAAATCGATGGACTGTGTAAGAAAATACATCAAAAGCTCAAACATACCTCAACTAGAAGAACTGTATGAAGGGAAAGATATGACTCTAGTTCCTTTTGTGAATATCTTTGACAAAACTGTAGAATTTCTCCCTATTAGCATAATTCTTTCAACGTGTACATCTAATGGTATGTGCGCAGGCAATACGCCCAAAGAGGCAATAATTCAAGGTATGAGTGAAATTTTGGAGAGATATGTTATTAGAAAAATATATTATGATAACATATCTCTTCCAACTATACCATTAAGTTATTTTGCCAATACAATAATTTATAAGAAAATTATCACATTAAAGGCAAAATACAATTGGGATTTTCAAATAAAAGATTGTTCTTGCAATTTAGGAATTCCCGCGATAGGCGTGTTAATCTTTGATTCAACCAATCAAAAATACTTATTTCATATTGGTGCAGATCCATCACCGATTACGGCATTAGAAAGAACATTAACAGAGATTTATCAAGGTCGATATGATTTGTCTTTAAAATCAGTTGACTTAGAATATCAAAATAGACTGTTATATGATGAAAACTTGAAAAGTTTAGAAATGTTTAAAACCTGTACGACAGGAAGTGGTCAGTTCCCAATAACTTTATTGTTTGGCGAACCTTCTTTTCCTTTCAACGGATTTGATATGACTTGGGGGAAATCAGACGATAATGATTTCAATAAGATGTTGTCGTTATTTAGCAAAATTGGAGTAAAGGTTTTTGTGCGGGATGTTTCATTTTTAGGCTTTCCCGCATATCATTTGTATATACCTGGGATGAGTGAATTTAGAAATCTTGCCACTAATGATGATATAGTATTCGTTAATTCTTTAAAAAAAGCATACCCTATAAGCAGAAATATTCAAAATGCGAATAATTCTGAAATAAGATTTTTATTAGACTATATTGAGAGTAATGAGGTTATTTCATATAATAATTTAAGATTTTGCAATGCAAATGATCTATGGCAAAAGTATGATAAAAACCTTATCCTCTCTTTATTGTATTATACAGTATCCGATTACAAAAAATCTGCAAGCTATATGGAAACATTCATTGCAAATGCAAATTTTTCAAAAAAAGAGAAGGATTTCTTTTCATGTCTTAACCAGATCATTAAAAGTAAGTATACAGAATGTAGTATAAATTGGATTAACAAAATATATGGTCCAAGGGTTGTGAGTTCATGCGCTTCTTTTTTAGAAAACAAAGAATATCTTAAATATTTAAGCACATCGAACTGTTATAATTGTCATTCTTGTAATATCCAAACAACCTGCAGAGTAAAAACAATCTTGGCATTAGCCAAGAGGATGGAAGATTTGTATATAGAAAATCTTCCGAACCAACATCAATTACTTAATAGCCTTGTTTATGATAATCATGAAAAGATTTAA
- a CDS encoding Abi family protein: protein MTKRNFGKDYKTPRELVTLLENRGLIINDRQKAQLYLESIGYYRLSAYMHPLLKTPKILHLYKEGATFNKVMMLYRFDKKLRLLLFNEIEKIEIAVREAVMNMTAERTGDIYWLTNSALFRDQSIFVNSMAMLSKEYERSTEDFIEHFKRTYTEPFPPAWILGELLPMGSVNMYYRNLKDKGLKKQIAKRFCLHAPVFESWLSVLTLTRNACCHHARVWNKVNKIIPNDMRGMTRPWITIPADKRRIYYNMCIIKYFLDIISPNNDMLDKMHNLFSKFPEIDLAALGFPVGWEQEPLWIQANN, encoded by the coding sequence ATGACAAAGAGAAATTTTGGAAAAGATTACAAGACTCCACGAGAACTTGTAACCTTATTGGAAAATCGTGGATTGATAATCAATGATAGGCAAAAGGCTCAATTGTATTTGGAGAGCATTGGCTATTATCGATTGTCTGCGTATATGCATCCTTTGTTGAAGACTCCAAAGATTCTTCATCTGTATAAGGAAGGTGCTACATTTAACAAAGTGATGATGCTTTATCGCTTTGACAAAAAGTTGCGCTTACTCCTTTTTAACGAGATTGAGAAGATCGAAATTGCTGTAAGAGAAGCCGTAATGAATATGACGGCTGAACGGACTGGTGATATATATTGGCTTACCAATTCTGCACTTTTTCGTGATCAGTCCATTTTCGTCAATAGTATGGCAATGTTGTCGAAGGAGTATGAACGTTCTACTGAAGACTTTATAGAACACTTCAAAAGAACATATACAGAACCTTTTCCACCAGCATGGATTCTTGGTGAACTTCTCCCAATGGGTAGCGTGAATATGTACTACAGGAACTTGAAAGATAAAGGACTCAAAAAGCAGATCGCCAAGCGTTTCTGCCTTCATGCTCCAGTGTTTGAGTCTTGGCTTTCTGTGCTTACGCTTACTCGCAACGCTTGTTGTCATCACGCTCGTGTTTGGAACAAAGTCAACAAGATTATTCCAAATGATATGAGAGGCATGACTCGTCCTTGGATTACTATTCCTGCGGACAAGCGAAGAATCTATTATAATATGTGCATCATCAAGTATTTCCTTGACATCATCTCTCCCAACAATGACATGCTTGACAAAATGCACAATTTGTTCAGCAAGTTTCCAGAGATAGACCTGGCAGCTCTTGGATTCCCTGTTGGTTGGGAACAAGAACCGCTATGGATACAGGCAAACAACTAA
- a CDS encoding TOTE conflict system archaeo-eukaryotic primase domain-containing protein — protein sequence MDTGKQLNANELIAKLQELEKENARLRKILDVHGIPYIVTEPNVTTKESLHAIFHTDSKLSLQEKVALFRSVFQGRDDVFAKRWYSSTTQKSGYQPVCTREWNREFCDKRKYKCADCPNRQFAPLAYNDFFNHLAGKDVWGRDVIGLYPIRKDNTCSFLCTDFDDKSCEHGYKNDVLAFVNVCKTWNVPCYIERSRSGNGAHVWIFFETPVTAFKARKLGNAILTEAMSCDAHLSFKSYDRFFPNQDTLPEGGLGNLVALPLQGMARRKGNSVFVDEDFNAYADQWEMLSQIHKLSEVELDLLLQLHAVPTLGELSKTCDEKPWETPHMDAAQSEDYPKQIVLTRANMLYVPLASLSAKCVNVFKRIAAFRNPEFYEKQGMRLSTYNIPRIISCSEMTDDYLVLPRGCEDAVCGILTQHGVKVVISDKTNHGHNINVTFRGSLREEQQNAMEAFAGHNIGTLSATTAFGKTVFAIGMLARRKVNTLILVHNKALLEQWKERLETFLKIDETIEELVVKRGRKKNSSVIGCLYAGKNTLHGIIDIALIQSCLSDGEAKPFVKDYGMVIVDECHHVSSVSFEQVLRQVTATYVYGLTATPVRKDGHQPIIFMQCGKIRFTADAKSQMENQTFKRLLIPRFTSFRNISSDNKTYVQVTQDLSEDKVRNEFIVEDVRIAIQEGRTPLVLTTRTAHVKALAQMLIPFADHVIQLFGADSAKEKRLALQNLQSMPTSESLVIVATGKYVGEGFDYPRLDTLFLTMPIAWKGNVEQYAGRLHREYAGKKEVRIYDYVDVHVPLCDSMYRKRLKGYLRAGYGKYVTSSTLDKNPQELIYERNNYEATFRNDLAKAQYSVIIAVPKVKFKYKPVIMSTLASIIHNGVNVAVHIKEEGANEIELKNTGMDVVCNKEQTLQCAIIDKSIVWYGNINFFGYNSETNNVMRIADHKIANEMIEILYSDTGNDVNGG from the coding sequence ATGGATACAGGCAAACAACTAAATGCAAATGAGCTTATTGCCAAGCTTCAAGAATTAGAGAAAGAAAATGCCAGGTTAAGAAAAATTCTTGATGTGCATGGAATACCATACATTGTAACCGAGCCTAATGTCACTACGAAAGAAAGCCTACATGCCATATTCCATACAGATTCAAAGCTGAGTCTACAGGAAAAGGTTGCGCTATTTCGTAGTGTTTTTCAAGGTCGTGATGATGTCTTTGCCAAGCGTTGGTACAGTAGTACGACTCAAAAGTCAGGCTACCAACCTGTATGCACGAGGGAATGGAATCGTGAATTTTGCGACAAGCGAAAGTACAAATGTGCGGATTGTCCCAACAGGCAATTCGCTCCTTTGGCATACAACGACTTTTTCAATCATCTTGCAGGAAAGGATGTATGGGGACGTGATGTTATAGGACTTTATCCAATACGAAAGGACAACACTTGCAGTTTCCTTTGTACAGACTTTGATGACAAGAGTTGCGAGCATGGCTACAAGAATGATGTACTTGCCTTTGTAAATGTTTGCAAAACTTGGAATGTACCTTGCTATATCGAACGCTCACGTTCTGGCAATGGTGCTCACGTATGGATTTTCTTTGAAACACCAGTAACTGCTTTCAAGGCACGCAAGTTGGGAAATGCCATTCTTACAGAGGCGATGAGTTGTGACGCTCACCTGTCTTTCAAGTCATACGACCGTTTCTTTCCAAACCAAGACACCTTGCCCGAAGGAGGACTGGGCAATCTTGTAGCCTTGCCATTGCAAGGTATGGCTCGACGCAAAGGGAACAGTGTGTTCGTTGATGAAGACTTCAATGCGTATGCCGACCAATGGGAAATGTTGTCGCAAATCCATAAGCTATCAGAGGTAGAACTTGATTTGTTATTACAGCTGCATGCAGTGCCAACATTAGGAGAACTGTCAAAGACCTGCGATGAGAAACCTTGGGAGACTCCTCATATGGATGCTGCGCAATCTGAAGACTATCCAAAACAAATCGTTCTGACAAGAGCGAATATGCTTTATGTTCCTTTAGCAAGTCTATCTGCCAAATGTGTGAATGTTTTTAAGCGCATAGCAGCTTTTCGTAATCCGGAGTTTTATGAGAAGCAAGGTATGCGCCTTTCTACCTATAATATCCCTCGCATCATTTCATGTTCGGAAATGACAGATGATTATCTTGTCCTTCCTCGTGGGTGTGAAGATGCTGTTTGTGGTATTCTAACCCAACATGGAGTAAAGGTAGTAATCTCAGACAAAACAAATCATGGGCATAATATCAATGTTACATTCAGAGGATCTCTTCGGGAAGAACAGCAAAATGCAATGGAAGCATTTGCTGGACATAATATAGGAACTTTATCAGCAACAACAGCGTTTGGAAAGACAGTGTTTGCCATCGGAATGCTTGCAAGGAGAAAGGTGAACACCTTAATTCTTGTTCATAACAAGGCATTGCTGGAACAATGGAAAGAACGGTTGGAAACTTTCCTCAAGATAGATGAGACCATCGAAGAGCTAGTAGTCAAACGAGGAAGGAAAAAGAATTCTTCGGTCATTGGTTGTTTATATGCAGGCAAGAACACATTGCATGGCATCATTGATATAGCTTTGATACAATCTTGTTTGAGCGATGGTGAAGCGAAGCCTTTTGTCAAGGATTACGGCATGGTGATAGTAGATGAATGTCATCATGTATCCTCTGTCAGCTTCGAGCAAGTGCTTCGACAAGTAACAGCTACATACGTATATGGTTTGACAGCAACTCCTGTCAGAAAGGATGGGCATCAACCTATTATTTTCATGCAATGCGGAAAGATAAGATTCACAGCTGATGCCAAGAGCCAAATGGAAAATCAAACATTTAAACGTTTATTGATTCCAAGGTTTACATCATTCCGAAACATTTCGTCAGATAACAAGACTTACGTTCAGGTTACACAAGACTTGTCCGAAGATAAGGTTAGGAATGAGTTCATCGTAGAAGATGTAAGAATTGCCATTCAAGAAGGTCGTACCCCATTGGTATTAACCACTCGCACTGCTCATGTCAAGGCGTTGGCACAAATGCTTATTCCATTTGCAGACCATGTCATTCAACTCTTTGGAGCTGATTCTGCTAAAGAAAAGCGTCTTGCATTACAAAATCTACAGTCAATGCCCACATCAGAATCACTTGTGATTGTGGCTACAGGAAAGTATGTAGGAGAAGGCTTTGATTATCCTCGCCTTGATACACTGTTCCTTACTATGCCTATAGCTTGGAAAGGAAACGTTGAGCAATATGCAGGGCGTTTGCATAGGGAATACGCAGGAAAGAAAGAAGTGCGTATTTATGATTATGTGGATGTTCATGTCCCACTTTGTGACTCTATGTATCGTAAACGGCTAAAAGGGTATTTAAGAGCAGGATACGGAAAGTATGTGACATCATCCACGCTTGACAAAAATCCCCAAGAACTGATATATGAACGAAACAATTACGAAGCGACATTTCGGAATGATTTGGCAAAAGCCCAGTACTCTGTCATCATCGCAGTCCCAAAAGTAAAGTTCAAATACAAGCCCGTTATCATGTCAACACTTGCAAGCATTATTCATAATGGTGTTAATGTGGCTGTACATATCAAAGAGGAAGGAGCTAATGAGATAGAACTTAAAAATACAGGAATGGATGTGGTGTGCAACAAGGAACAAACTCTGCAATGCGCCATCATAGACAAATCTATTGTCTGGTATGGGAACATAAACTTCTTTGGTTACAATTCGGAAACAAACAATGTTATGCGAATCGCTGACCACAAAATAGCCAACGAAATGATAGAAATACTATACTCAGACACTGGAAATGATGTAAATGGAGGTTAA
- a CDS encoding ORF6N domain-containing protein, with amino-acid sequence MTSKNKRPKSALPLAFTEHGVVMLSSVLRSDIAVQTSVLITRAFVAMRQMIANSPVIMSAQHQKEMKELKEYIEDVFADQNDINEDTRMQIELINQVLAELQVHKKHLMYLLLVDYQYYTL; translated from the coding sequence ATGACATCAAAGAATAAACGTCCAAAATCCGCTTTACCACTGGCTTTTACCGAGCATGGCGTTGTTATGCTTTCAAGCGTATTACGTAGTGATATTGCCGTACAAACCAGCGTACTTATCACACGTGCATTTGTCGCTATGCGGCAGATGATAGCTAATTCCCCCGTTATCATGAGTGCTCAACACCAAAAGGAAATGAAAGAACTCAAAGAATATATCGAAGATGTTTTTGCCGACCAAAACGATATAAACGAAGATACCCGGATGCAAATTGAGTTGATTAACCAGGTATTGGCGGAATTACAGGTACATAAGAAACATTTGATGTATCTGTTATTAGTTGATTATCAGTATTATACGCTCTAA
- a CDS encoding cytidylate kinase family protein: MGIRSRNYTVSDAPLRICELFEPMSVPAAVTQFFFMMAYGVIEVYVAIYAASCHLPGGGIYFIFIALATVGTRILLGRAVDRYGEARLVYTGNAAIVAGILLLIFAHNVPCYLLSAVLLGYSFGAIQPSLQTMAMHAVAPERRGAASSTFFVAFDFGIALGGFLAGVLVKWLGYDAMFLCMIVPCLLSWGYYYVFGRCHASSFNPENRRRMQGLGEKEDTTLSSGKSLPFVVTISREYGSGGHHIGELLAQRLGVKFYDRELITLTAQQSGLGECTVQENEQTVNGRLLYDDPVQTAVFRAQSRVILDIAGRESCVIVGRLANFILKGRPRCLHVFVYADEAARLKRIISEYGIENNRAEALLKRTDQERREHCLHYAGCDWGDRYYYHLMLDSSMATDEQVAEAIYSVIHCLAAE, translated from the coding sequence ATGGGCATACGGTCGCGCAACTACACGGTATCCGACGCTCCGCTGCGCATCTGTGAACTGTTCGAACCGATGTCAGTGCCCGCTGCCGTTACGCAGTTCTTCTTCATGATGGCGTATGGCGTGATAGAAGTCTATGTAGCGATTTATGCTGCCTCCTGTCATTTGCCCGGAGGCGGGATCTATTTCATCTTCATCGCTCTGGCCACGGTCGGGACACGTATTCTGCTGGGGCGTGCCGTTGACCGGTATGGGGAGGCGCGGCTGGTTTATACCGGTAACGCAGCTATCGTGGCAGGCATATTGCTGTTGATATTTGCGCACAACGTGCCTTGCTACCTGTTGTCGGCAGTCCTGTTGGGGTATAGTTTCGGGGCTATCCAGCCTTCCTTGCAGACCATGGCGATGCACGCCGTAGCTCCCGAACGGCGGGGAGCTGCGAGTTCCACATTTTTTGTGGCCTTCGATTTCGGTATTGCGCTGGGCGGCTTTCTGGCAGGCGTGTTGGTGAAATGGCTGGGGTATGATGCCATGTTCCTCTGCATGATCGTGCCCTGCCTGCTGTCGTGGGGCTACTATTATGTGTTCGGACGCTGTCATGCCTCGTCGTTCAATCCGGAGAACCGCCGGAGAATGCAAGGTCTCGGAGAAAAAGAGGATACCACCCTGTCCTCCGGAAAATCCCTGCCGTTTGTGGTTACCATTTCACGTGAATACGGTAGTGGCGGGCATCATATCGGGGAACTGCTGGCACAGCGGTTGGGGGTGAAATTCTATGACAGGGAGCTTATCACGCTCACTGCGCAGCAAAGCGGGTTGGGCGAATGCACCGTGCAGGAGAATGAACAGACCGTAAACGGACGACTGTTGTATGACGATCCTGTGCAGACTGCCGTATTCCGCGCACAGAGCCGGGTAATACTTGATATTGCCGGCAGGGAGTCGTGCGTTATCGTGGGACGGCTTGCCAATTTCATTCTGAAAGGCCGTCCCCGGTGTCTCCATGTTTTTGTTTATGCCGATGAGGCTGCCCGTCTGAAACGCATAATCTCTGAATATGGGATAGAGAACAACCGTGCAGAAGCCTTACTGAAACGTACCGACCAGGAGCGGCGTGAACACTGCCTGCACTATGCCGGTTGCGATTGGGGCGACCGGTACTATTACCATTTGATGCTGGACAGTTCGATGGCTACGGACGAACAGGTGGCGGAAGCCATTTATTCTGTCATTCACTGTCTGGCTGCCGAATAG
- a CDS encoding RluA family pseudouridine synthase — MLEVLYEDNHIIAVNKKISDIVQADKTGDTPLSEEVKAYIKKKYNKPGEVYLGVPHRVDRPVSGVVIFARTSKALTRLNKMFQEHEKEISKIYWAIVGNLPAEDHAVLTHYLMRDPEKNKSHAYNQPKAGAKEATLEYKLLGSSQRYYLLEVKLYTGRHHQIRCQLAKIGCPIKGDLKYGFPRSNEGGGISLHARSITFKHPVSREMITITAKPPLNDPLWKVFYEGIVN, encoded by the coding sequence ATGTTAGAAGTTTTATACGAAGATAATCATATCATTGCCGTCAATAAGAAAATTTCGGACATTGTACAGGCAGATAAAACCGGAGATACCCCTTTGAGCGAAGAAGTAAAGGCGTATATCAAGAAGAAATACAACAAACCGGGAGAGGTTTATCTGGGTGTCCCCCACCGGGTGGATCGTCCTGTCAGCGGTGTAGTGATTTTTGCACGTACCAGTAAAGCCCTCACCCGGCTGAATAAAATGTTCCAGGAACACGAAAAGGAGATCAGCAAGATCTATTGGGCTATCGTAGGCAATTTGCCGGCCGAGGATCATGCCGTACTCACCCACTATCTGATGCGTGATCCGGAAAAAAACAAATCGCACGCTTACAACCAGCCCAAAGCCGGAGCCAAAGAAGCCACCCTGGAATACAAACTACTCGGAAGTTCACAACGTTATTACCTGCTCGAAGTGAAGCTTTACACGGGCCGGCATCACCAAATCCGGTGCCAATTGGCTAAGATCGGCTGTCCGATCAAAGGAGACCTGAAATATGGTTTTCCCCGCTCGAACGAAGGAGGAGGGATCAGTTTGCACGCCCGTTCGATCACTTTCAAACATCCGGTGAGCCGGGAAATGATTACCATCACGGCAAAACCTCCTTTGAACGATCCGCTTTGGAAAGTATTCTATGAAGGAATAGTTAACTAA